The DNA sequence TTTGTAGGTTGGGATGGGTTGGATATGTGTCCATGAAATCCTGgttcaacctcgctggccactaaatagagagacgttcgaggctctggaaccagggtaacaCCTAATACCTTGGTGATTGTGCCATCATCTACCAGTCCTTGCCAAAGATCTCTCATCTGGTGATGCATAGAGACTGGTGTGTCTTTGGTGTTGCCTAAAAACTGTCCTTCCTCATCAACAGCAAACTGTACCAAGACCATGCTGCaaccttataaaaaaaaacaagacaaaagctGTATCTAGCTCTTATGATTGCTAACAGCATTGAGAAGTCTTTTTCCAAGCAGGGGTAGAGATGGGAGGAGCTTCCTTACCTAAAACTCACAGAGTTGGCAGCAACAAAATGATACTTTAAATTGTAATAGGTACAAGATATCATTAGTTAgctaaaatattaaattttcATACTGTCTTATTTAACTAACACATATCTGGTGAAGAGCCACCTGGTGGAAATGCATACATTATTCCATTATTATActaattttgttattattattgaatgACTTAATTTAATCATGTGTCATACCTGGTCTCAGTTCAGCAGCTCGGTGAAGTAGGATTGTTTCCCAATCTATGGCCGCTTGTCTAGCAAATAGCTCTTTCTCCTTTGGGTCTGAAATCATTGTGTGGTGCAATGCGCCTGTGATGTCACATGGTTTGTCATGCAACCAGTGCATAGCGGTGGCAGAGAAGCCTAAAGTCACGCTATTGGCTGGCAGGCATTGACTGAAGAAGCTGGTCCCAGACGCTGTCATAAAGATATTTTTGAAATCCAAGAGGTAGCTTCGAGGTCCAGGAATCAGCCCtagaattaataataaaaattgttAGCTATCACCCTCCTTGCAGCTGGAATGCTGAATTACGAAAGCATAGATAAAATGTGTTTGAGGTATAAAAAGTGCCTCAGGCAATTGCCATTATGACTCATATCTGATCACAGAACATATTAAGATTAAAATTGTTGGTTTttgatattatatttatatatttatatattatattatatttcaaTTGTCTTGTACCTTCTTAACATTTTCATAAAGACTATATCCAGGTGTATGAACCAGGATGCCTGGAAATAACACACATGATCCATCTTGTTGGGTAGGATGCAGGTGTGATCCATCATTTAAATCGCCACTCACAAAATTGCTTCCTCCTAGTACTTCCTCTCAGTTCTGTGTTTTGCAGAAGTTATACATGGTGGCCAGGATTTTATAGAATTGTAAAATCAGACACCACTGATGCGACTATATTTTATGTTGCAATTCTTAATGATTATATAATTTTTAGTGTTTATtcaactttttcttttaagaatTTAACAAGAAGATGACATTAACAGAATTTTCCACTTTTATATGCAATATTATGGTTTTCTAATTATGGTGTGGGGGGGGCACCCTTTCATATTTGCAGTAACTGCAGTACTAATTTGATTAGATGTGATTGAATAGTGTTTTATCGACACATACACCTACAATCTGTAACAAAACTAATAAGGACActttccctctcccttcctcaatgttggagggcaaatgatcaTGTGGATTGTAGGTATCGATATCTATTTGGCCATACATGTACCTTGCAACCTCATGAATACAGACTTAAAATCATTAACAGGCTGGTCTTCATATACAATATGGATGGGCATCTTCTCGTCATTCTCCCGCAGTAACTTGACTAAAGCATACATAAGGGGCATTGACGTCCCCCCATCGGCACAACCATAGTCGACTATGGTGAATGTTGAGTCTTTGGGCGTGGCTGTTATTGATGCCGCCTTTAGTACAAGAGGCAGAGCCTCTTCAATGACATCATAACAGCCTTTTGTGTTATCTGAGTAGAACCCGGAGCCATCAGAACCATATGGAATATGGCTGTGGGGTTTCTATGGAACATTAAATAAAGAACCATATTTACAAACATTTATAAGTAGGACAATGTCGAGAAAAGTATCTTCTTATAGCAATTTAGTGGTTTGTGTGATAGCAAATTGTTATGCAAGTCTTTATGATTTGCTTTTGTTGGTAGTTACAATGCTTTCCTGAGAATGCATCAATAACTCGCAGACGATGCTAGCTAGATATATACCCGGTGGTTCAATcgataaaaatcaatatcgGAAAACCAATCGATAAATCGACATCAATCAATAATCTTAATTAATTGATATCGATTGGATCGGAAAATCGGTAATAGTCGATACTCACATGATACTGCCCAATTAGTCAATCGATTATATCGACTACATCGATGAATATTGATCTCTCTGTATATTATAAGTTGGCTGAGCACAAGTAAGTTTAGAATGCATGATTTGCTACATCTCTTCAAACTACAGCAATAATTTGTTACAAGTATTAGAGTATGCACTATGTACCCTGGATTAACTGTTGGTATTATTTTACGGACTGACTGCAACAATGATTTCACTACTACAAGTTAATTGTGTAGCATCCATAAACATTATTCTGGACGGCTGTGGCAATAACTACTGTGGCTACTTTGGCTATTACTAATTGGTGTTGGTTCCTTATTTTTCACGTTTTGTTTGCACATTTGGATTTAAAATCTCTCAGAATTGTCTTATCAGGTTAATCGAAAAATCGATAATTATCGATTGACCTCACAATTATTTTGCAATCGATTATTATCGATTGCCGATAAAATTAGTTAATTTTATCGATTAGAATCGATTAATATCGATTATCGGTTCTATCGATTGAACACCCCGGGTATATAGCAGGTTAGCAAGTAGCATTCGTTGCTTAGCTATTCCTTAGACCTTTTTAAAGTTGCTCGAGTAGGTACTTACATATTCACTGTCAGTAGACATTGTTTTGAACGTCACGGCAGGTTTATAGATTGCAGTTTGTTTGAGTAAAATCGGACGTGTTCCAGGGTCGAGATCTTTGCAGTCTTGCGTGACAGATTCCCGCTCATTATGGGGCTCCTGTGGCGAAATCCCCTGAAGATGGAAATGCATGCTGGGTCGGCCCCACCTACTCTGATGGGGGAACGGACACGAGTGACTGCAAGAGGCTAAGCGGATTTCGGCCTGAATTTATATACGAAAATACGAGAAAATGAATGGTGGGCAAAAGATTACTaacactttttttctttatccatAACATAGCAGTATTGGAAATGTAGTTTGTACATTTATTCAGGGTTCTGCGGAAATTTTAACGAAAAGGAGAAAGAAACTACAGAACAACGGCGTGAAAAGCTGCAACATTCGTCTCCAAATGAAAAGGAGCCGAGTCGAAAATCGCAAGAGTTTCCAGTAATTAGTTTGTGAAAGGTATGAAAATCATCCCAATGTCGTGTTTGGTGTTGTAAGTAATTCTGAAATGTGTAATTACGCTCTAAATATTAAAATCCCGTTTTGTCACACGtagcccaaggctactgtcaatagtttataaaggaatgtatggGGGGATTTAAGATGCTTAACTTTGTTTCTTTTCGGTCAGTTGGCAGAAGTCTTGTTGAGGaacgtttttcatttttgcgcCCACCCTCCTCCTTGGTGGCAGTTTTGTCatttactggggggggggggggggtgtgaataggggtatgtaaatccgccgatccgcaacattttcggggcaaatccgtggatccgcagatatttttagatccgcctggtttgacagataaacaatagcattgattaaaattcatttaacccattgactcctggcttttttggagctgaatttacaaaaaaaacagactgaaaacagataccttccccccctattctgagttttatacagcccgtcaaagtcaaacacagctgcacctagtcagcggtatccaagctttccaacagtgctttgcggtccccacttttaatccctcgtcgttgtgctgaagccagcacaagttgatggttgcttgtatttttcatcaaaaatacagctatgagcatattaggagagtgtctcaggacatcatgaagtcttttggggcataattgagtaccttgcttatggatatttgcaagcaaaggtggattcatgatgattttttcttgtttggctttgcctggatgagaaaataattttctaataaatcaccacagctctcctaaatgctgtcttttctgaaaccaaattgattccaaaattgtttacactgctattctgggtctgtatgagctggaattgatttgtttggcttcggggtgaaaagacttctaaaaaaccatctgactttggggagaggagtgttgactggccctcccctcgtgaattttctcctggatctcccagaatgctttgcaatacgtaaagatattttcgtggttgtacaatccttcaaggaatggacattgtgttttgaggccaagaaaatgtacctggaggatcagaataaaaggtatctatttgtgtcttgagctgtgtttgctgatctctctcccttgtgtggtattttgagcgttttactgagaggggtgattctgcttttctctccttgttcgatttgagatttgtcaaagaacctgtgctattatttggcttaagagtagatgccaacacctttgttggatgcatatctgcaagaccatttatcccttagactgatgcctgagtatcttcatcttgttgtgtttattttgaatttatgaattttttgggttgtgggtacttcccaaagccggtacaggccggttgaggggtcaatgtgttaacaatgattattaattattaattattaattaaaatacaggagaaaatgccttgaaagggccttttgggccccaaACCGTTGAAAGTCCTGGCTACACAACTGAGGTTGTAGAGAAGTAGAGAGGTCTCGTATTGTTATGCCGACCTCTGCAAACTCGTTCCTGAGAATAACTTGGTACTTTTATTAAGTGTGTCATTGTATGATTCTAGATTTTCGATGCTATTGAGTTTCAACTACACACTGATGAAGAGGCAGTTGCCTCAAAGTATCTTCTTTTTAGCAACTTTGTATGTTAACAAGCGCTACCAGCCATTACTGACAACACCTCATTGCATTATTTTACAGAATGGTGTCAGGGATGTCAGGTCCTCTACAGACAAACTAGGTGGATTTTATTCATCCCTAGTTGTCAGGGGTGTGAGGACCTCTACAGACAAACTAGGTAGATTTTATTCATCCCTAGTTGTCAGGGGTGTGAGGACCTCTACAGACAAACTAGGTAGATTTTATTGAGCCTAGTTGTCAGGAGTGTCAGGACTTCTACAGACAAACTAGGTAGATTTTATTGAGCCTAGTTTTCAGGAGTGTCAGGACTTCTGCAGACAAACTAGGTAGATTTTATTGAGCCTAGTTTTCAGGAGTGTCAGGTCTTCTACACAGCAAACTAGGTAGATTTTATTGAGCCTAGTTGTCAGGGGTGTGAGAACCTCTACAGACAAACTAGGTAGATTTTACTCATCCCTAGTTGTCAGGAGTGTCAGGAGTGTCAGGACTTCTGCAGACAAACTAGGTAGATTTCACTCATCCCTAGTTGTCAGGAGTGTCAGGACTTCTGCAGACAAACTAGGTAGATTTTACTCATCCCTCGTTGTCAGGAGTGTCAGGAGTGTCAGGACTTCTGCAGACAAACTAGGTAGATTTCACTCATCCCTAGTTGTCAGGAGTGTCAGGAGTGTCAGGACTTCTACAGACAAACTAGGTAGATTTCACTCATCCCTAGTTGTCAGGGGTGTCAGGACCTCTACAGACAAACTAGGTAGATTTTACTCATCCCTAGTTGTCAGGAGTGTCAGGGATGTCAGGACCTCTACAGACAAACTAGGAAGATTTTATTGAGCCTAGTCAGGGGTGTGAGGACCTCTACAGACAAACTAGGTAGATTTTATTGAGCCTAGTCAGGGGTGTGAGGACCTCTACAGACAAACTAGGTAGATTTTACTCATCCCTAGTTGTCAGGGGTGTGAGGACCTCTACAGACAAACTAGGTAGATTTCACTCATCCCTAGTTGTCAGGGGTGTGAGGACCTCTACAGACAAACTAGGTAGATTTTACTCATCCCTAGTTGTCAGGGGTGTCAGGAACTCTACAGACAAACTAGGTAGATTTTACTCATCCCTAGTTGTCAGGGGTGTCAGGAACTCTACAGACAAACTAGGTAGATTTCACTCATCCCTAGTTGTCAGGGGTGTCAGGAACTCTACAGACAAACTAGGTAGATTTCACTCATCCCTAGTTGTCAGGGATGTCAGGACCTCTACAGACAAACTAGGTAGATTTCACTCATCCCTTGTTGTCAGGGGTGTCAGGAACTCTACAGACAAACTAGGTAGATTTCACTCATCCCTAGTTGTCAGGGGTGTCAGGAACTCTACAGACAAACTAGGTAGATTTCACTCATCCCTAGTTGTCAGGGATGTCAGGACCTCTACAGACAAACTAGGTAGATTTCACTCATCCCTAGTTGTCAGGGGTGTCAGGAACTCTACAGACAAACTAGGTAGATTTCACTCATCCCTAGTTGTCAGGGGTGTCAGGACCTCTACAGACAAACTAGGTAGATTTCACTCATCCCTAGTTGTCAGGGGTGTCAGGAACTCTACAGACAAACTAGGTAGATTTCACTCATCCCTAGTTGTCAGGGGTGTCAGGAACTCTACAGACAAACTAGGTAGATTTCACTCATCCCTAGTTGTCAGGGATGTCAGGACCTCTACAGACAAACTAGGTAGATTTCACTCATCCCTAGTTGTCAGGGGTGTCAGGACTTCTACAGACAAACTAGGTAGATTTTACTCATCCCTGTTGTCAGGAGTGTCAGGGATGTCAGGACCTCTACAGACAAACTAGGTAGATTTTACTCATCCCTAGTTGTCAGGGATGTCAGGACCTCTACAGACAAACTAGGGAGATTTTACTCATCCCTAGTTGTCAGGGATGTCAGGACCTCTACAGACAAACTAGGTAGATTTCACTCATCCCTAGTTGTCAGGGGTGTCAGGACCTCTACAGACAAACTAGGTAGATTTTACTCATCCCTAGTTGTCAGGGGTGTCAGGACCTCTACAGACAAACTAGGTAGATTTCACTCATCCCTAGTTGTCAGGGGTGTCAGGACCTCTACAGACAAACTAGGTAGATTTCACTCATCCCTAGTTGTCAGGGGTGTGAGGACCTCTACAGACAAACTAGGTAGATTTTATTGAGCCTAGTTGTCAGGGGTGTCAGGAACTCTACAGACAAACTAGGTAGATTTTACTCATCCCTAGTTGTCAGGAGTGTCAGGGATGTCAGGAACCCTACAGACAAACTAGGTAGATTTTACTCATCCCTAGTTGTCAGGGGTGTCAGCATCTCTAAAAAAAGACTAATAGATTTCATTCAGCATTATTtgtgatataaaaaaaaacttaagcaAATTCACATGCCTATTTTATTAAGCAAATTGATTACAATCTGTTTTAGGTTGCATAGAGTCCATGTTCACTGTATACCTCAATAATATTATCGTACCTCCAAGTGATATCCGGAATTTGATACAAGTTTCTGATAGCAAAAGCTAGTATACTTCCTTGACGTTCttacgggtttcctgtggtgttaAGGCTTCCCTGTGAAAGATCGCCTCCAAAAAGACGGTGTTCATCAACCAATCCCAACCATTTActttagcggagccagcgcggccgtagCCCTCgggcggagctccataggtatagaaatatggtataactatgcgacttggttttgtggtcattgcgtgggtaccctgtggtgtcactcgccagccagccagccagccagtcagtcagccgcgcaactcccaggccccactcggccccgtaatggcgactaaatacaaacacggagcaagggaaaagttCTTTTCATGcgttgattatttctttttgcctcaaattttgtgacttaaggataaagtcaactagaggagatctactaacattcattcacgccaagatttatgtaaggatatgtctggtttttgctagtaaatttaattAAGTaatagttcacattaaaaagcgaacaaaaccacaagaaagcggcAAAATGCAAGGTTAGTTTCAGACGACGATTTCttttgtctattgaggatatgacagttattgggctttttgttgtcctttttgtttgctttgagaatgagcataacaccttttgttttgttattctttgttctatctttattcttgattctgttgaaatatttcataaaggctaaccaatatcgtgttgcatttgtcatatactggtaaagaagaccgttcttgtctttatatcctgtgctcttagtcctaagaagatacatatccttagaagatacagcaacttgttcaacttacaagagaaattttccttaccgaggataaaaacaaaacaaaaattcaaCCCCTGTTGCCaatatgtttgttattgtctgcatcttacatctcatgtgtttattattattttttcaaatatttgtggaaattaatcagattataaatgtcttgatgaaaagattgttttgaaagaaatgttactcttttatgaaccagggactacctgagggccaaaatgaatgctaaagactggaagacatgagaattgaaaaccatgtcttgaaagacatgtctgaaagacagtagggagttcttattcactagtcatttgatacccccacacacatggtcccaggaaagggtgggggattagactttaataaaagcctgtttccaagttaagagtcaaaaacagtcaataccaccacccctcttgatatattctggttaaaaagtaatctaaaacctcacattaacccctgacttccccaggaccataagggagggggctcaaatgactagggcattactatgtgattcagcagtacacactaaataggttttttttagaacaagatacttatataaaactaaaaacataactttgctttttaaataataaatctgtaacgaaaacagttttctattaacctaaagataatgggaaaggggatattttaggaaagtactgaatataattatcacattattgttattagattttcttttcaaacatttaaaaaagagtcatatttcttcctttccttctccatgttgactatttttatgcaattgatgctctttgctatttcccctctacaccaaaaataaattaataaacagatttgatttttaaattagaaattttcatttagtactttcacttatatcttctttttaggatttcctttccttttccattacatttattttaaaggtttagatttatttcattggaatggttggatccagggtttctaaaaacaccaaaatataatgcattactggatgt is a window from the Nematostella vectensis chromosome 9, jaNemVect1.1, whole genome shotgun sequence genome containing:
- the LOC125572207 gene encoding uncharacterized protein LOC125572207 translates to MLLSFNYTLMKRQLPQIVRSVRSVRTSADKLGRFHSSLVVRSVRTSADKLGRFYSSLVVRSVRSVRTSADKLGRFHSSLVVRSVRSVRTSTDKLGRFHSSLVVRGVRTSTDKLGRFYSSLVVRSVRDVRTSTDKLGRFYSSLVVRGVRTSTDKLGRFHSSLVVRGVRTSTDKLGRFYSSLVVRGVRNSTDKLGRFYSSLVVRGVRNSTDKLGRFHSSLVVRGVRNSTDKLGRFHSSLVVRDVRTSTDKLGRFHSSLVVRGVRNSTDKLGRFHSSLVVRGVRNSTDKLGRFHSSLVVRDVRTSTDKLGRFHSSLVVRGVRNSTDKLGRFHSSLVVDFTHP
- the LOC116621506 gene encoding methyltransferase LUC1; translated protein: MSTDSEYKPHSHIPYGSDGSGFYSDNTKGCYDVIEEALPLVLKAASITATPKDSTFTIVDYGCADGGTSMPLMYALVKLLRENDEKMPIHIVYEDQPVNDFKSVFMRLQGLIPGPRSYLLDFKNIFMTASGTSFFSQCLPANSVTLGFSATAMHWLHDKPCDITGALHHTMISDPKEKELFARQAAIDWETILLHRAAELRPGCSMVLVQFAVDEEGQFLGNTKDTPVSMHHQMRDLWQGLVDDGTITKDEFLKTNFNNYYRTMSEYKKPFEDEDSAVRKAGLEIVSMKTGIVPCPYRQKWLKEKGDPSEFAKWYIPTLRTWSNSTYRSGLSDDRSDKEKDAIVDEFFRRYEADVATDPSRHGMNYVHCYMVIKKRSDL